A window of Bacteroidota bacterium contains these coding sequences:
- the scpB gene encoding SMC-Scp complex subunit ScpB: MEINNLILHVESLIFASDKPLTTLELLDLVNNALGYMDDKVELDQVESAIEGIVEKYGSEFYPFEVKQSGGGWQFLTKKEFHKTIAQLNGEKYLKRLTAASLETLAIIAYKQPVTKGEIEAIRGVNCDYAVQKLLEKDLIIISGRDEKKPGQPLIYGTSKSFMDYFGINTADDLPKIKEVLAEQLVEPTLINHTPSELNTEENNVTETPADAELSVTETGELITNKNTNEGEES, translated from the coding sequence ATGGAAATAAATAATCTGATACTGCATGTCGAGTCGCTGATTTTTGCGTCTGACAAGCCATTGACTACACTCGAATTGCTTGACCTGGTGAATAATGCTTTGGGCTATATGGATGATAAAGTAGAACTTGACCAGGTAGAGTCTGCTATTGAAGGTATTGTTGAAAAATATGGCTCTGAGTTTTATCCTTTCGAAGTAAAACAAAGCGGCGGCGGCTGGCAGTTTTTAACTAAAAAAGAATTTCATAAAACAATTGCCCAACTGAATGGTGAAAAATACCTGAAGCGTTTAACTGCTGCTTCACTCGAAACGTTGGCAATTATCGCTTACAAGCAACCGGTGACCAAAGGTGAAATAGAAGCTATTCGTGGCGTAAACTGTGATTATGCTGTACAAAAGTTATTAGAAAAAGATTTAATCATCATAAGCGGCCGTGATGAAAAAAAACCCGGCCAACCATTGATCTACGGAACTTCTAAAAGCTTTATGGATTATTTCGGCATCAATACTGCCGATGACCTGCCAAAGATCAAAGAAGTACTCGCCGAGCAGTTGGTAGAACCAACACTTATCAATCATACTCCATCTGAATTGAACACAGAAGAAAACAACGTAACTGAAACTCCTGCTGATGCTGAGCTATCAGTAACTGAAACAGGAGAGTTGATAACAAATAAAAATACAAACGAGGGAGAAGAAAGCTGA
- the atpG gene encoding ATP synthase F1 subunit gamma: protein MAGQLKEVRNRIKSVQSTQQITKAMKMVSAAKLRRAQDSIIQMRPYAKKLQEMLTNIVSNSEGGSGMNLAVERPVERVLFITITSDRGLCGAYNSNLTKLTRATIAEKYPEQFKKGNVTIWSIGKKGFEHFQKNKFNAVDTYKDILLHLSFENVQAAAQAAMKAFEEKQFDVVELVYSQFKNAATQRFEVERFLPIPKVQKKAGATKADFIYDPSQDQLINELMPKILNTQLYKAVLDANASEHGARMTAMDKASENANEILRALRISYNRARQAAITTELTEIVSGAAALQG from the coding sequence ATGGCAGGTCAGTTAAAAGAGGTTAGAAACCGCATCAAATCAGTACAAAGTACACAGCAGATCACAAAGGCGATGAAGATGGTAAGTGCAGCCAAGCTGCGACGTGCACAGGATTCAATTATTCAAATGCGTCCCTATGCAAAAAAGCTACAGGAAATGCTGACCAATATCGTGAGCAATTCGGAAGGTGGTTCAGGAATGAACCTGGCGGTTGAACGTCCGGTAGAAAGAGTTTTGTTTATTACAATTACCAGTGATCGTGGATTGTGCGGTGCTTATAATTCAAACCTGACCAAATTGACCAGGGCAACAATTGCTGAGAAATATCCTGAGCAGTTTAAAAAAGGAAATGTTACGATCTGGAGTATCGGTAAAAAAGGGTTTGAACATTTTCAGAAAAATAAATTTAATGCTGTTGATACTTACAAAGATATTTTGCTACACCTGAGTTTTGAAAATGTACAGGCTGCTGCGCAGGCTGCCATGAAAGCTTTTGAAGAAAAACAATTTGATGTGGTGGAGCTTGTTTACAGCCAGTTTAAAAATGCGGCTACTCAGCGTTTTGAGGTGGAACGTTTCCTGCCAATTCCTAAAGTGCAGAAAAAAGCCGGCGCAACAAAAGCTGATTTTATTTATGATCCTTCACAAGATCAGTTGATCAATGAACTGATGCCGAAGATCCTCAATACGCAATTATATAAAGCTGTATTGGATGCAAATGCCAGTGAACATGGTGCCCGCATGACTGCAATGGATAAAGCAAGCGAAAATGCAAATGAGATCCTTCGTGCATTACGTATAAGCTATAACCGGGCAAGACAAGCTGCAATTACTACCGAGCTGACTGAGATCGTAAGCGGCGCCGCTGCTTTACAAGGATAA
- the secA gene encoding preprotein translocase subunit SecA, with translation MLGFISKFFGGSKSEKDVKKIEPLVIKINQHFAAYQSISNDELRGKTQEFRQRIKTHLTGIETEIAEANRKAEELPFNDLMGKDAIYQQVDKLKKERDKQIEEILQEILPEAFAAVKETAKRFTNNTDIISTATQLDRDLSVKKDYIKIDGDKCIFKNTWTAAGGIVTWNMVHYDVQLIGGAVLHSGKISEMATGEGKTLVSTLPSYLNALAGEGVHIVTVNDYLARRDQEWNGPIFEWLGITVDCIDKHQPNSEERRKAYLADITYGTNNEFGFDYLRDNMVHSAEEMVQRKHHFAMVDEVDSVLIDDARTPLIISGPVAKGDDQQYHIHKPRVLQLYQEQERIVRNCLNEAKKRFAEGDDDAKGGGMYLFRAFRGLPKYGPVIKYLSEPGVKVKMQKAENYYLQDQQRHMPIIDEELLFHIDEKNNSVDMTDKGLNMITRTGEDPDFFVLPDIGVKLADIEKSSLGADEKLQQKEVLLNDYSQKADRIHSVQQLLKAYTLFDKDVEYVVMDGAIKIVDEQTGRILDGRRYSDGLHQAIEAKENVKIEAATQTYATVTLQNYFRMYHKLAGMTGTAETEAKELWDIYKLDVVTIPTNIPMIRKDQQDLVYKTKREKYKSVIDEIEALRNAGRPCLVGTTSVEVSELLGKMLSVKKIPHNVLNAKQHAREAQIVAEAGLPGAVTIATNMAGRGTDIKLGAGVKEAGGLAIIGTERHESRRVDRQLRGRAGRQGDPGSSQFYVSLEDDLMRMFGSERIASLMDKMGYKEGEVIQHSMISNSIQRAQRKVEENNFGIRKRLLEYDDVMNAQRNGVYGKRQHALFGERLALDIDTAYSVVAENLVAGYKEMEDYEGFKMACIVNFGLDITIDKEEFSRTDINSLSDRLYNEATENYESRKTALSKQALPVFKNIRLQQGNHIENVYVPFTDGKKGLNVLVNMEKTLKSEGSEVCSSLEKTISLQVIDDAWKEHLRAMDDLKQSVQTAYLEQKDPLVIYKMEAYNLFRNMTGDVNKDIVSFLAHASLPIQQESTNLKEGRQEKTDYSKMRANKEEVDAAGEDYAANEKDKLVPVTVGPKIGRNDPCPCGSGKKYKHCHGKDA, from the coding sequence ATGTTAGGCTTTATCTCAAAATTCTTTGGTGGCAGCAAATCGGAAAAGGATGTAAAGAAAATCGAGCCCCTTGTAATAAAGATCAACCAGCATTTTGCAGCTTATCAATCCATATCCAACGATGAACTCCGGGGCAAGACCCAGGAATTCCGTCAGCGCATCAAAACTCATTTAACAGGAATAGAAACCGAAATAGCTGAAGCCAATCGTAAAGCTGAAGAACTTCCTTTTAATGACCTGATGGGTAAAGACGCTATTTACCAGCAGGTGGATAAACTGAAAAAAGAAAGAGATAAACAGATTGAAGAAATACTCCAGGAAATTTTACCCGAAGCATTTGCTGCAGTAAAAGAAACGGCCAAACGTTTTACAAATAATACAGATATTATTTCCACTGCAACACAACTGGATCGTGACCTCAGTGTCAAAAAAGATTATATAAAGATCGATGGTGATAAATGCATTTTTAAAAATACATGGACAGCCGCAGGAGGTATTGTTACCTGGAACATGGTGCATTATGATGTACAGTTGATCGGTGGTGCAGTTCTTCATTCAGGAAAAATTTCAGAGATGGCGACCGGTGAGGGTAAAACATTAGTATCTACTCTCCCATCCTATTTGAATGCTCTTGCAGGTGAAGGTGTACATATTGTAACTGTCAATGATTACTTGGCCCGTCGTGACCAGGAATGGAACGGCCCCATCTTCGAATGGTTGGGTATTACTGTTGATTGCATCGATAAACATCAGCCCAACAGTGAAGAAAGAAGAAAAGCTTATCTCGCAGATATCACTTACGGTACTAATAACGAATTTGGTTTTGACTATCTCCGTGACAACATGGTACACTCTGCAGAAGAAATGGTGCAACGCAAACATCATTTCGCTATGGTGGATGAGGTAGATAGTGTATTGATCGATGATGCAAGAACTCCATTGATCATTTCCGGTCCTGTTGCTAAAGGCGACGACCAGCAATATCATATTCACAAACCAAGAGTGCTGCAACTTTACCAGGAGCAGGAAAGAATTGTCCGCAATTGCCTGAACGAAGCAAAAAAACGTTTTGCAGAAGGTGATGATGATGCAAAAGGTGGTGGCATGTATCTCTTCCGTGCATTCCGTGGTTTACCCAAATATGGCCCTGTGATCAAATACCTGAGTGAACCTGGTGTAAAAGTAAAAATGCAGAAAGCAGAAAATTATTACTTGCAGGATCAGCAGCGTCATATGCCTATCATCGATGAAGAATTGCTTTTTCATATCGATGAAAAAAACAATTCAGTTGATATGACAGATAAGGGTTTGAACATGATCACCCGTACAGGTGAAGACCCTGATTTTTTTGTATTGCCGGATATCGGCGTAAAACTGGCTGATATAGAAAAAAGCAGTTTAGGTGCCGATGAAAAATTGCAGCAGAAAGAAGTATTGCTGAATGATTATTCTCAAAAAGCAGATCGCATTCACAGTGTTCAGCAATTGTTGAAGGCTTATACATTATTTGATAAAGATGTGGAGTACGTAGTAATGGATGGAGCCATTAAAATTGTAGATGAACAAACAGGTCGTATTCTTGATGGAAGAAGATATAGTGATGGTTTGCACCAGGCGATTGAAGCGAAAGAAAATGTAAAGATCGAAGCGGCTACACAAACTTATGCTACTGTTACATTGCAAAACTATTTCCGTATGTACCATAAGTTGGCGGGTATGACCGGTACAGCGGAAACAGAGGCAAAAGAGTTGTGGGATATTTATAAACTGGATGTGGTTACAATTCCTACCAATATTCCGATGATAAGAAAAGATCAACAGGACCTTGTTTATAAAACCAAACGTGAAAAATATAAATCGGTTATTGATGAAATAGAAGCATTGCGCAATGCAGGTCGTCCCTGTCTTGTGGGTACTACTTCTGTTGAGGTGAGTGAGTTGTTAGGTAAAATGCTATCGGTTAAAAAAATTCCGCATAATGTACTGAATGCAAAACAACATGCAAGGGAAGCACAGATAGTTGCTGAAGCAGGTTTACCCGGCGCAGTTACGATTGCAACAAACATGGCCGGTCGTGGTACGGATATTAAACTCGGTGCCGGTGTAAAAGAAGCAGGCGGATTAGCTATCATTGGTACTGAACGCCATGAATCAAGAAGAGTTGACCGCCAGTTGCGTGGCCGTGCAGGTCGCCAGGGTGATCCGGGTTCATCGCAGTTCTATGTTTCATTAGAAGATGATTTGATGCGGATGTTTGGCAGTGAACGTATAGCCAGTTTGATGGATAAGATGGGTTATAAAGAAGGTGAAGTGATACAGCATAGCATGATCAGCAATAGTATTCAAAGAGCACAACGCAAAGTGGAAGAAAATAATTTTGGTATACGTAAAAGGTTGCTGGAATATGATGACGTAATGAATGCACAGCGGAATGGTGTGTATGGAAAACGCCAGCATGCTTTGTTTGGTGAACGCCTTGCGCTGGATATTGACACCGCTTACTCTGTTGTTGCAGAAAATTTAGTTGCAGGTTACAAAGAGATGGAAGATTATGAAGGATTTAAAATGGCCTGTATTGTAAACTTTGGTCTTGATATAACAATTGATAAAGAAGAATTTTCAAGAACTGATATCAACTCACTGAGCGACCGCTTGTACAATGAAGCAACAGAAAATTATGAATCACGTAAAACTGCATTAAGCAAACAAGCTTTACCTGTATTTAAAAATATCCGGCTGCAGCAAGGTAATCATATTGAGAATGTTTATGTGCCGTTTACAGATGGCAAGAAAGGCCTGAATGTTTTGGTCAATATGGAAAAAACATTAAAGAGTGAAGGTTCTGAGGTTTGTTCTTCTTTAGAAAAAACAATTTCGCTGCAGGTAATTGATGATGCATGGAAAGAACACCTGCGTGCAATGGATGATCTGAAGCAAAGTGTACAGACCGCTTATCTTGAACAAAAAGACCCATTGGTTATTTACAAGATGGAAGCCTATAACCTGTTTAGAAATATGACAGGGGATGTAAATAAAGATATTGTTTCTTTCCTTGCTCATGCATCCCTGCCTATACAACAGGAAAGTACAAACCTGAAAGAAGGCCGCCAGGAAAAAACAGATTACAGTAAGATGCGTGCAAATAAAGAAGAAGTGGATGCTGCAGGTGAAGATTATGCAGCAAATGAAAAAGATAAATTAGTGCCGGTAACAGTTGGCCCTAAGATCGGACGCAATGATCCTTGCCCTTGTGGTAGTGGCAAGAAGTATAAGCACTGTCATGGTAAAGACGCTTAA
- a CDS encoding YitT family protein, with product MNTPWKRFVTKQVLRYKKATPEEGREFSKYELAKAYRELKLTVVSTIKDFFFILLGIISAAFGLEGFLIPSDFIDGGATGIALLVNELTLVNFSLLLILINIPFLLLGLNIIGKGFAIKAALSIGGLALAVTFIHFKPVTDDKLLVAVFGGFFLGAGIGLSIRGGSVIDGTEIVALFLSKKLGTTVGDIITLINIIIFTAAVWLISVNVALYAMITYLAASKTVDFVLEGIEEYTGVTIISSHQEEIKEMVINVIGRGVTVYSGKGGYGKEGHTEEKNIIYTVITRLEISKLNKEIQKIDPNAFVIMTAIKDIKGGMIKKRRLKH from the coding sequence ATGAACACTCCCTGGAAGCGTTTTGTGACAAAGCAGGTTCTCCGGTATAAAAAAGCTACGCCGGAAGAAGGCCGTGAGTTCAGTAAATATGAGCTTGCAAAAGCCTACCGTGAATTAAAACTCACTGTTGTTTCTACTATCAAAGACTTTTTTTTCATTTTACTAGGCATCATCTCAGCGGCATTTGGCCTGGAAGGTTTTTTGATTCCCTCTGATTTTATTGATGGTGGAGCCACAGGTATAGCATTACTCGTGAATGAGCTTACTCTGGTTAACTTTTCTTTATTACTCATACTTATCAATATTCCATTTCTGTTACTGGGTTTGAATATTATCGGAAAAGGATTTGCTATCAAAGCGGCTTTATCCATTGGCGGGTTGGCGCTGGCTGTTACGTTTATCCATTTTAAGCCTGTTACTGATGATAAATTACTGGTAGCCGTGTTTGGCGGTTTCTTTCTTGGTGCAGGTATCGGTTTATCTATTCGTGGCGGGTCTGTTATTGACGGTACTGAGATCGTTGCACTTTTTCTAAGTAAGAAGTTAGGGACTACTGTAGGCGATATTATAACGCTTATCAATATCATCATATTTACTGCAGCCGTATGGCTCATCTCTGTAAATGTAGCATTGTATGCCATGATCACTTATTTGGCCGCATCCAAAACAGTTGACTTTGTATTGGAAGGTATAGAAGAATACACAGGTGTTACCATCATTTCATCCCACCAGGAAGAAATAAAAGAAATGGTTATAAATGTTATTGGCCGTGGCGTTACGGTTTATTCCGGCAAAGGTGGTTATGGCAAGGAGGGGCACACTGAAGAAAAAAATATTATTTATACCGTTATCACCCGGCTTGAAATAAGTAAGCTGAATAAGGAGATACAGAAAATTGATCCGAACGCATTTGTAATAATGACGGCGATCAAAGATATCAAAGGCGGTATGATTAAGAAAAGAAGGCTTAAGCATTAA
- a CDS encoding ion transporter has translation MYQKIKKDAYILLHPELGDSKWDKFLNAFILTLIVLNVMAVILETVHPLYEKYKTAFDIFDLVSVIIFTIEYILRVWSCNVDKKYSGSVKGRLKYMLTGGAIIDLLAFFPWYLHRILGFDLRILRILRLLRFLRLFRLTAYTRSAQMIFNVFNSRIRELLLSLLLAIFLIIISSCIVFFAEHNVEGTQFTSIPATLWWAVVTLTTTGYGDMYPVTAVGRTLTGIIMLTGVAFFALPAGIITAGFLDEMRIIRKGKTYKCPHCGGDITNHVHKHHLDDGNS, from the coding sequence ATGTATCAGAAAATAAAGAAAGACGCATACATTCTTCTTCATCCCGAATTAGGAGATTCAAAATGGGATAAATTCCTGAATGCATTTATCCTTACATTAATTGTACTGAATGTTATGGCGGTCATATTGGAGACAGTACACCCCTTATACGAGAAATATAAAACAGCTTTTGACATATTTGACCTGGTATCCGTTATCATTTTTACGATCGAGTATATACTACGGGTATGGAGTTGTAATGTTGATAAAAAATATTCTGGCTCTGTAAAAGGAAGACTGAAATACATGTTAACGGGCGGGGCAATAATAGACCTCCTCGCCTTCTTCCCCTGGTACCTGCATCGTATTCTAGGTTTTGACTTAAGAATACTTCGTATTCTGCGGCTACTTCGTTTCCTGCGATTATTCAGGCTTACCGCATATACCAGATCAGCACAGATGATATTTAATGTTTTTAATAGCCGTATCAGGGAACTGTTACTAAGTTTGTTACTGGCCATTTTTCTCATTATCATCTCATCATGTATTGTTTTTTTTGCTGAACACAATGTAGAAGGAACCCAGTTTACAAGTATACCAGCCACCCTATGGTGGGCTGTTGTTACACTTACCACAACAGGCTATGGTGATATGTATCCCGTTACTGCAGTAGGCAGAACATTAACCGGGATAATAATGCTTACCGGCGTTGCTTTCTTTGCATTGCCCGCCGGTATTATCACTGCGGGTTTTTTAGATGAAATGCGGATCATCAGAAAAGGGAAAACTTATAAATGTCCGCATTGTGGTGGTGATATTACCAATCATGTACACAAACATCATCTTGACGATGGAAACAGTTGA
- the aroQ gene encoding type II 3-dehydroquinate dehydratase: MKIAIINGPNLNLLGKRETDIYGNQSFDDYLKTLIAKYPSADIHYYQSNVEGDLINELHRVGFSYDGIIINPGGYTHTSVAIGDAIAAIKTPVVEVHISNVHAREDFRKLSHVSGKAAGSIFGLGLKGYELALEYFLSK; the protein is encoded by the coding sequence ATGAAGATAGCAATTATCAATGGCCCTAACCTCAACCTGCTTGGTAAACGGGAAACGGATATTTATGGTAACCAGTCTTTCGATGATTATCTGAAGACATTAATAGCAAAATACCCTTCTGCTGACATTCATTATTATCAAAGTAATGTGGAAGGTGATCTGATCAATGAATTACACCGGGTGGGCTTTAGTTATGATGGGATCATCATTAATCCCGGAGGTTATACGCATACTTCTGTAGCTATTGGCGATGCTATTGCTGCCATTAAAACACCGGTTGTTGAAGTGCATATCTCTAATGTGCATGCACGGGAAGATTTCAGAAAATTATCTCATGTAAGTGGTAAAGCTGCCGGCAGTATTTTTGGTTTGGGATTAAAAGGATATGAGCTTGCGCTGGAATATTTTCTTTCAAAATAG
- the carA gene encoding glutamine-hydrolyzing carbamoyl-phosphate synthase small subunit: protein MADSKQPAILLLEDGTLVHGKAFGYIGTAGGEICFNTGMTGYQEVFTDPSYYGQVLIMNSVHVGNYGVKDEDVESSSVKIRALIGRNLEEVYSRKQAKGSLNEYLKANKIVCIEGVDTRALVAHIRTKGAMNCIISSEILDAEKLKEELKKVPDMNGLELASQVSTKESYEMGDKNSPVRIAVLDYGVKQHILHCMVERGAFVKVFPAKSNIASLKEFNPSGYFISNGPGDPAAMDYAIETVKDVMKENKPIFGICLGHQLVALANGVSTYKLHHGHRGLNHPVKNLLTGKAEITTQNHGFGVDPESVKNAKHIEVTHVNLNDKSIEGIKVKGKPVFSVQYHPESTPGPQDSRYLFDEFIDTIKNQ from the coding sequence ATGGCAGACTCCAAACAACCCGCAATACTCCTTCTCGAAGACGGAACTTTAGTTCATGGCAAAGCATTTGGCTATATCGGCACAGCCGGTGGCGAAATATGCTTTAATACCGGAATGACCGGCTACCAGGAAGTATTTACCGACCCAAGTTATTATGGACAAGTGTTAATCATGAACTCTGTTCATGTTGGCAATTACGGAGTGAAGGATGAGGATGTGGAATCATCATCGGTGAAGATCCGTGCCCTGATCGGCCGCAATCTTGAAGAAGTGTATTCAAGAAAGCAAGCAAAGGGTTCACTGAATGAGTACCTGAAAGCAAATAAGATTGTTTGCATCGAAGGTGTTGATACAAGAGCTTTAGTTGCGCATATCAGAACCAAGGGAGCTATGAACTGCATCATCTCATCTGAGATCCTGGATGCAGAAAAGCTGAAAGAAGAGCTGAAGAAAGTACCTGATATGAATGGTCTTGAACTGGCTTCACAGGTAAGTACCAAAGAGTCGTATGAGATGGGTGATAAGAATTCACCTGTGAGAATTGCAGTGCTTGATTATGGTGTAAAGCAGCATATCCTTCATTGTATGGTTGAACGTGGGGCTTTTGTAAAAGTATTTCCTGCCAAATCAAATATCGCTTCGCTGAAAGAATTTAATCCCAGCGGTTATTTTATTTCTAATGGCCCCGGCGATCCGGCAGCAATGGATTATGCAATTGAAACGGTAAAAGATGTAATGAAGGAAAACAAACCAATTTTCGGAATTTGTTTGGGACATCAACTGGTTGCTTTGGCAAACGGCGTTTCCACTTACAAATTACATCATGGTCACCGCGGATTAAATCACCCAGTAAAAAATTTACTGACCGGTAAGGCGGAGATCACTACCCAAAATCATGGTTTTGGTGTAGATCCTGAGTCTGTAAAAAACGCAAAGCATATTGAAGTAACGCATGTGAACCTGAATGATAAATCGATCGAAGGCATTAAAGTGAAAGGCAAACCGGTTTTCTCGGTTCAATATCACCCGGAAAGTACACCGGGTCCGCAGGACAGTCGTTATTTGTTTGATGAGTTTATTGATACAATAAAAAATCAATAG
- a CDS encoding 50S ribosomal protein L17: MRHGDKIKNLSRKKAHRDALLSNLAIALITHKRITTTVAKAKALRVYVEPLITKSKENTTHQRRVVFSYLNDKVAITELFSTVAEKVAGRPGGYTRIIKLGARPGDNAETAMIELVDFNEIYGKGKGEAKEATKKTRRGRAKKTTEAAEATTETPKTEE, from the coding sequence ATGCGTCACGGAGACAAAATCAAGAATTTAAGCAGAAAGAAAGCACACAGAGATGCTTTGCTAAGCAATCTTGCAATTGCTTTGATCACTCACAAGAGGATCACAACAACAGTTGCTAAAGCAAAAGCATTGCGTGTTTATGTAGAACCACTGATCACTAAGAGTAAAGAGAACACAACACACCAGCGTCGTGTGGTATTCAGCTATCTTAATGATAAGGTTGCGATCACTGAACTGTTCAGCACAGTTGCTGAAAAAGTGGCTGGCCGCCCAGGTGGTTATACCCGTATTATCAAATTGGGTGCAAGACCTGGTGATAATGCTGAAACAGCAATGATCGAGCTGGTTGACTTCAATGAAATTTATGGTAAAGGCAAAGGCGAGGCTAAAGAAGCTACTAAGAAAACACGCCGCGGCCGTGCTAAAAAGACAACTGAAGCAGCAGAAGCAACGACTGAAACTCCAAAGACTGAAGAATAA
- a CDS encoding DNA-directed RNA polymerase subunit alpha, producing MAILNFQKPDKIILQKANDFEAQFEFRPLEPGFGVTIGNALRRVLLSSLEGYAIVGVKVDGVDHEFATMKGVSEDVVEIFLNLKQVRFRKAVDHEVSNERIMLSIRNRTEFTAGMIAEGTQSFQIMNPELLICTLDSSAKMDIELTIGKGRGYVPAEENKPKEAPLGYIPIDSIYTPIKNVKYTIENTRVEQRTDFEKLIMEVSTDGTIHPEEAVKQASRILIQHLMIITDENITFDNKEEKKEDLVDEQTLQLRKILKTPLEDLDLSVRAFNCLKAAKINSLSELVQYEQEDLMKFRNFGQKSLAEIEQVLTERGLSFGMDLGKLGLDKEDF from the coding sequence ATGGCAATATTAAATTTCCAGAAGCCCGATAAAATTATCTTACAAAAGGCAAACGATTTTGAAGCTCAGTTTGAGTTTCGTCCTTTGGAACCCGGTTTTGGTGTTACAATTGGTAATGCCCTTCGCCGTGTGTTATTAAGTTCATTGGAAGGTTATGCAATTGTTGGAGTGAAGGTGGATGGTGTTGATCATGAATTTGCAACCATGAAAGGTGTGAGTGAAGATGTAGTGGAAATTTTCCTGAACCTGAAGCAGGTTCGTTTCAGAAAAGCAGTTGACCATGAAGTAAGCAATGAAAGGATCATGCTTTCTATCCGTAACAGGACTGAGTTTACAGCAGGTATGATCGCTGAAGGAACACAAAGCTTCCAGATCATGAATCCTGAGTTGCTGATCTGTACACTCGATTCATCTGCTAAAATGGATATAGAACTGACTATCGGTAAAGGCCGTGGTTATGTTCCTGCTGAAGAAAACAAACCAAAAGAAGCACCGCTCGGTTATATTCCTATCGATTCAATTTATACTCCTATTAAAAATGTAAAGTATACAATTGAAAACACCCGTGTGGAGCAGCGTACGGACTTCGAAAAACTCATCATGGAAGTTTCTACAGATGGTACTATTCATCCTGAAGAAGCAGTGAAGCAGGCTTCACGTATCCTCATCCAGCACCTGATGATCATTACAGATGAGAACATCACTTTCGATAATAAAGAAGAGAAGAAAGAAGACCTGGTAGATGAGCAAACACTGCAACTGCGTAAGATACTGAAGACACCTTTGGAAGATCTCGATCTTTCTGTACGTGCCTTCAACTGTCTGAAAGCTGCTAAGATCAATTCACTGAGCGAACTGGTACAGTACGAACAGGAAGACCTGATGAAGTTCCGCAATTTCGGTCAGAAATCACTTGCTGAAATTGAGCAGGTGCTGACTGAAAGAGGTTTGAGCTTTGGAATGGATCTCGGAAAATTAGGATTGGATAAAGAAGATTTTTAA
- the rpsD gene encoding 30S ribosomal protein S4: MARYTGPKTKISRIFGEPILGNGKWLGKNSNPPGQHGANRKRKSLGEYALQLREKQKAKYTYGVLEKQFRKTFEEAARRKGVTGENLIKLLEARLDNTIYRLGIAPSRPAARQLVSHKHIEVNGGVVNIPSFQLTAGDVITLKEKSKGNAAVTGLIKGKNPKFSWLDWSEADMKGTFITYPERESVPENIKEQLIVELYSK; this comes from the coding sequence ATGGCACGTTACACTGGTCCAAAGACCAAGATTTCTCGCATTTTTGGTGAGCCCATACTGGGCAATGGCAAATGGTTGGGTAAAAACAGCAACCCTCCAGGTCAGCACGGAGCAAACCGTAAGCGTAAAAGCTTAGGTGAGTATGCACTCCAGCTTCGTGAAAAACAAAAAGCAAAATACACTTACGGTGTATTGGAAAAACAATTCCGCAAAACATTTGAAGAAGCAGCACGCCGCAAAGGTGTAACAGGTGAAAACCTGATCAAACTCCTGGAAGCAAGATTGGATAATACCATCTACCGTCTCGGTATTGCTCCTTCACGTCCTGCTGCACGCCAGCTCGTAAGCCACAAGCATATCGAGGTAAATGGTGGTGTGGTAAACATTCCTTCTTTCCAGTTGACAGCAGGTGATGTGATCACACTGAAAGAAAAAAGTAAAGGCAATGCTGCTGTTACAGGCTTAATAAAAGGTAAGAATCCTAAGTTTAGCTGGTTGGACTGGAGTGAAGCTGATATGAAAGGAACTTTCATCACTTATCCTGAAAGGGAAAGTGTACCGGAAAATATTAAAGAGCAGTTGATCGTCGAATTGTACAGCAAGTAA